A single Oryctolagus cuniculus chromosome 18, mOryCun1.1, whole genome shotgun sequence DNA region contains:
- the ZNF134 gene encoding zinc finger protein 134: MTLATAEGAWTGSGCRQGVKDEEAPSAQNISIEVTHVSASKTGSSIQTAHPCDLCGPVLNDILCLDEHQRAHHELRPYICGACGRQFWFSANFHQYEKHYSVEKHLQRGESKVVFVKNRRVCEEPHLSEKQKKSQASLSAHQQKATHRKRKTSRSTGSGEAFDAGQMHYQCSECGKAFGRKDTLIQHQRIHSGEKPYECSECGKAFSRKATLVQHQRIHTGERPYECSECGKAFSRKDNLTQHKRIHTGEMPYKCGECGKYFSHHSNLTVHQRVHNGARPYKCSDCGKVFRHKSTLVQHESIHTGENPYDCSDCGKSFGHKYTLIKHQRIHTETKPFECIECGKFFSRSSDFIAHQRVHTGERPFVCSKCGKDFIRTSHLVRHQRVHTGERPYECSECGKAYSLSSHLIRHQKIHTAGRL; encoded by the exons ATGACTCTTGCCACAGCAGAAGGGGCTTGGACAGGCTCTG GTTGTCGACAAGGAGTGAAGGATGAAGAGGCACCTTCTGCACAGAACATTTCTATAGAAGTGACACATGTTAGTGCTTCTAAGACGGGCTCGTCCATCCAGACAGCTCACCCTTGTGATTTATGTGGCCCTGTCTTGAATGATATTTTATGCCTGGATGAACACCAGCGAGCACACCACGAGCTGAGACCTTACATATGTGGGGCATGTGGCAGACAATTCTGGTTCAGTGCAAACTTTCACCAGTACGAGAAGCATTACAGTGTAGAGAAACATTTACAGAGGGGTGAAAGCAAGGTCGTCTTTGTGAAGAACAGAAGAGTTTGTGAAGAGCCTCATCTGTCGGAGAAGCAGAAGAAATCCCAGGCTAGTTTGAGTGCTCACCAGCAGAAGGCCACTCATAGAAAGAGGAAGACATCCAGGAGCACTGGGAGCGGGGAGGCCTTTGATGCGGGACAAATGCACTACCAGTGCAGTGAGTGTGGGAAAGCTTTTGGCCGCAAGGACACACTTATCCAGCACCAGAGAATTCATAGTGGAGAAAAGCCTTACGAGTGCagtgagtgtgggaaagccttcagccGCAAAGCCACACTTGTGCAGCACCAGAGGATCCATACTGGAGAGAGGCCTTACGAATGcagtgaatgtggaaaagccttcagtCGAAAAGACAACCTCACTCAGCACAAGAGAATCCATACTGGAGAAATGCCTTACAAGTGTGGCGAGTGTGGgaagtacttcagtcatcactCCAATTTAACTGTGCACCAGAGAGTTCACAATGGAGCAAGGCCTTACAAGTGTAGCGATTGTGGGAAAGTCTTCAGACACAAATCCACACTTGTTCAGCATGAGAGTATTCACACTGGAGAAAATCCTTACGATTGCAGTGATTGTGGGAAGTCCTTTGGCCACAAATACACCCTTAttaagcatcagagaattcacactgaGACAAAGCCTTTTGAGTGCATTGAATGTGGGAAATTCTTTAGCCGAAGCTCTGACTTTATTGCACATCAGAGAGTTCACACTGGTGAAAGGCCTTTTGTATGCAGCAAATGCGGGAAAGACTTCATCAGAACCTCCCACCTTGTTCGGCATCAAAGGGTTCACACTGGAGAAAGACCATATGAGTGCagtgaatgtgggaaagcctaCAGCTTAAGCTCCCACCTCATTcggcatcagaaaattcatacagcAGGAAGGCTTTAG
- the ORYCUNV1R1653 gene encoding vomeronasal 1 receptor oryCunV1R1653 (The RefSeq protein has 4 substitutions compared to this genomic sequence) gives MVSSNIDLGILFLIQTGAGILGNSSLLCLYTFTLITRHMLKPTDLILNHLAIANNLVLLYKGIPQILATFGLRSFLDDAGCKLVFYLHRVARGVSLTTTCFLSVFQAIKLNPNIPKWMELNIRSQKYIGFCCSLCWILHFLLNIFIAMIVTGPRKSKNVSMEKDYGFCNSPIPDRSVVILHAVLFSFTDVVCVALMVCASGSMVFVLRRHKKRVQHIHSGSFTPRSSYEVRATSTILILVSLFVSFYSLSSILSFLVTLSVNPSSWLLVTSMLTTSGFPTFCPLLLLARDARVFQFCSACWGKIIF, from the coding sequence ATGGTTTCTAGTAACATAGACTTGGGTATCCTTTTCCTTATTCAGACTGGAGCTGGGATCCTTGGAAACTCCTCACTTCTCTGTCTTTATACCTTTACTTTGATCACTAGGCACATGCTGAAACCCACAGACTTGATTCTCAACCACCTAGCCATAGCGAACAACTTGGTTCTTCTTTATAAAGGAATTCCTCAGATACTGGCGACATTTGGGTTAAGATCTTTTCTGGATGATGCTGGATGTAAACTTGTCTTTTACTTACACCGAGTGGCCAGAGGGGTTTCCCTTACTACCACGTGCTTCCTGAgtgttttccaggccattaagCTCAACCCCAATATCCCAAAGTGGATGGAACTCAATATTAGATCCCAAAAGTACATTGGCttttgctgttccctctgctggaTCTTGCATTTCCTATTAAATATCTTTATTGCTATGATTGTTACTGGACCAAGAAAGAGCAAAAACATAAGTATGGAGAAAGATTATGGGTTCTGTAATTCACCTGTTCCAGACAGATCTGTGGTCATATTACATGCGGTCTTGTTCTCCTTCACTGATGTCGTGTGTGTGACCCTCATGGTCTGTGCCAGTGGCTCCATGGTCTTTGTCCTGCGCAGGCACAAAAAGCGAGTCCAACACATtcacagtggcagctttactcccAGATCTTCGCATGAGGTGAGAGCCACGAGCACCATCCTAATCCTCGTGAGCctctttgtgtctttttattctctctcttccattctgtCTTTTCTGGTAACCCTGAGTGTGAACCCAAGTAGCTGGCTCTTGGTCACCTCCATGCTAACAACTTCAGGCTTCCCAACATTCTGCCCCCTTTTGCTCCTTGCCAGGGACGCCCgtgtgtttcagttctgttctgcctgttggggaaaaataattttctaa